The following are encoded in a window of Anopheles gambiae chromosome X, idAnoGambNW_F1_1, whole genome shotgun sequence genomic DNA:
- the LOC133391782 gene encoding uncharacterized protein LOC133391782 translates to MDSDSETELYSSSIALRYLLLKRRRDKTNDLWEKREKIGQYHTLFHELLKQEDKFFEFMRVSIKTFYFILRRIEHLITKQPTNKPYICPEERLMITLRYLSTGIPFKSLSFTYCIAHNTIGLIVYETCEAIWNTFNEEFIPFPTTSAFRNVEKEFRHKWNFPNCIGAIDGKHIRMKAPAFSGTQYYNYKKYFSLHLQAVADVNWKFIAIDVGEYGSRSDSGVFNSSSLFELIRSNRLNIPPPKPLPGTSQRMPHVFIGDQGYPLKPFLLRPFPDSEDPAKNYFNHLLSMARRCVECAFGLLVVKWRFLKQELQITPEHVSIIVKTACLLHNMCIDFRESTELMNNINPQSNANRNRANNHPSQEATDIRNVFKNYFYDRIYQ, encoded by the exons atggaTTCAGATTCTGAAACGGAACTATACAGTTCGAGCATAGCTTTGCGCTACTTACTATTAAAAAGAAGGCGCGATAAAACCAACGATCTGTGGGAAAAACGTGAAAAAATCGGGCAATACCACACATTGTTTCATGAACTTTTGAAACAAGAAGATAAATTCTTCGAGTTTATGAgagtttcaattaaaactttttaCTTCATACTGAGAAGGATAGAGCATCTTATAACAAAGCAACCTACAAACAAACCATACATTTGTCCAGAGGAACGATTGATGATCACTCTCAG GTATCTATCGACTGGAATACCTTTTAAGTCTTTATCATTCACATATTGTATTGCTCACAATACAATCGGCCTCATTGTCTACGAAACATGTGAGGCAATTTGGAACACGTTTAATGAAGAGTTTATCCCGTTCCCTACAACGTCTGCATTTAGGAATGTGGAAAAAGAGTTTCGCCATAAATGGAATTTTCCTAATTGTATCGGCGCCATAGATGGCAAGCATATCCGAATGAAAGCCCCGGCATTTTCAGGTACAcaatattataattataaaaaatatttttctctgCATTTGCAAGCAGTAGCAGATGTGAATTGGAAATTTATCGCCATTGACGTTGGTGAATATGGGAGTCGTAGCGATAGCGGCGTCTTTAATTCGTCATCATTGTTTGAGCTCATTCGTTCAAATCGGCTCAACATCCCTCCTCCTAAACCACTGCCTGGTACTAGCCAAAGAATGCCTCACGTGTTTATAGGCGATCAGGGTTATCCACTAAAACCTTTCTTACTGCGGCCTTTTCCGGATAGTGAAGATCCGGCAAAAAATTACTTCAACCATCTGCTGAGTATGGCAAGACGCTGCGTTGAATGCGCCTTTGGTTTGTTGGTGGTAAAATGGCGTTTCCTCAAGCAAGAACTCCAGATAACTCCGGAACACGTCTCAATAATCGTCAAAACAGCATGCCTGTTGCATAACATGTGCATAGATTTTAGAGAAAGCACGGAATTAATGAATAACATTAACCCACAATCCAACGCCAACAGGAACAGAGCAAACAATCATCCATCTCAAGAGGCTACAGATATTCGAAATGTcttcaaaaattatttttatgatcgAATTTATCAATAA
- the LOC133391785 gene encoding uncharacterized protein LOC133391785: protein MSNVRVDEENLILLVQEHRYLWDLRDPEYKNNTLKKNAWDSIAQQLHTTDMVAKNKWRNLRDTFARKLAEINQPSGSGYKHVRWKFYEQMSFLKDMLASRPRVGNLESSWQDESIEYLEESDDLLEHLDPANKQRATENNRKRKQDDRVLQDIVNVEKERNELLKQRQQKSSNYHVMMSVVTLLDSLPDLNDQLDASEEILEFAYQVIKSKRRKRTNEENQKKNLA from the exons ATGTCGAACGTGCGAGTGGACGaagaaaatttgattttgttggtGCAAGAGCACCGTTATTTATGGGACCTCCGGGATCCGGagtacaaaaacaacacccttaaaaaaaatgcgtGGGACTCCATAGCCCAGCAGCTCCACACAACCG aTATGGTGGCCAAAAATAAATGGCGAAACTTGCGGGACACATTCGCCCGCAAACTAGCTGAAATAAATCAGCCATCTGGGTCGGGATACAAGCATGTCCGATGGAAGTTTTACGAGCAGATGAGCTTCCTCAAAGACATGCTTGCGTCCCGACCCAGAGTTGGGAATCTAGAGTCATCTTGGCaag ATGAAAGTATCGAATATTTGGAAGAGAGCGATGATCTTCTAGAGCATTTGGACCCGGCAAATAAACAGAGAGCAACAGAAAACAACAGAAAGCGGAAACAGGATGATCGAGTGCTGCAGGACATAGTTAATGTGGAGAAGGAGCGCAACGAACTTTTGAAacaaagacaacaaaaaagctccaactACCACGTAATGATGAGTGTTGTTACACTCCTTGATTCTTTACCCGATCTAAATGATCAGTTGGATGCAAGTGAGGAGATATTAGAATTTGCTTACCAAGTAATCAAatcaaagcgaagaaaaagaacaaacgaagaaaaccaaaaaaaaaatttagcTTGA